Proteins found in one Arcobacter sp. F2176 genomic segment:
- a CDS encoding AAA domain-containing protein, giving the protein MKNEQSFFIDLINYYKRTLEVTELIKHKFKKEYFIQSNSDLKDNLEYLIFGIKDEYTFELAKEYCFMLLDKLNSSKKNKKEFQDEFTLYYSPAMLQINDFYINPFFIKVQSLDNISKIIENYENNNFDENIFNGEELIFNPLLILEPFELVDHDLTSKLLNELERENRGLRIDNFEQMKDILIKAINTWLDENLPLEKCDFERLNKGLVYSFEKLYKEQQISKEKDDIVEKKIKLMFNPHIIVKVESNQDDKSNINGLLKTYESFEQNIKDNSFNDSNLLYYFLSGSEEKYSPVSLDIKDRDLKKELLLDYDKIIELSRSHLGALTEEHDLTISQKYCLNACKSHLNVIPVNGPPGTGKTSLLRAIIGDIIVSNAIRTYSDFLKTGDINFSTPIISFSTNNKALENIASGINEVLEKIKGRGDIDDTSKVLYKRWINAPISYYEDNKFKTITINEANIYSPLFKSWGNVNIDNPKETVISWDNLSSIIDAVASDNINIISKFLENFNILDLGFKIPKENILEFRKQSLELALEYLFLELNTIQSQIEEKADNFFINNNYKIFKALLSQIQRFQNSEDFIIQNRIQFDSYCNHLNTKINLFFKKYNSIQNKIDSLHEDSERAIKKIKEDSDNSISEDCKYLEEQIDNLSNEFTKKVGIFSTSLEEGLNKLKEKRDKETDKILKRFDSFIPKIKNIFTKEKDKQLEDVSQNYDSQVKKIMEDIEVKIDNESKVYKVKSKRLMDEKNIITNTIIEQSEKSSETIRNDFIKKIQDYENKYDEATVLFQLHNLNHKEAYKKIIAFKKLVESFSNIDIEFYDEFSLRLEKDFVGSDFNLRTKAMFYSLHILEGLLLYDVIRELEIVKENKVNRCFNHKCGKRDLKRANRNDDKIEYYCSSCGSTFINNTVKKIGRPLTQSEVVTIITFKNVTIDNTTFMLRVNEDNPKYWNVAQGSKTISSDKLSILKRCSVLFPLLNTTCHSFGTMFAINDDNTVPESLIEHLFVDEAGMILSPYMINLLAGKKVFLFGDEKQIEPVYPFSENKRIYDYLINRYFDNNEDKQRVLDYYAINTSNAMKIANKAVSIKNPMNKIDLDGDLWLLEHFRCKESIIKYCNENYYNNYMIPRIKDEENQIHLDSINHEFTAKRDGKSRYNRDEAQLIINDIEEKLEKDICIDTQLKNIGIITPYSKQENILYDLLKSKGWNNKITFGTVHKFQGSEKETIYFSTTVGINNTSTSDTYMINKAQPNVINVAVSRSKSKLIVVGNIKNLQLENGSLTTKLIEHINEYKEEINFS; this is encoded by the coding sequence TTGAAAAATGAACAATCTTTTTTTATCGATCTTATAAATTATTATAAAAGAACTTTAGAAGTTACAGAGTTAATTAAACATAAATTTAAAAAAGAATATTTTATTCAATCTAACAGTGATTTAAAAGATAATCTTGAATATTTAATATTTGGTATTAAAGATGAGTATACATTTGAGTTAGCAAAAGAATATTGTTTTATGCTACTTGATAAATTAAATAGTAGTAAAAAGAATAAAAAAGAATTTCAAGATGAATTTACATTATATTATTCTCCGGCAATGCTTCAAATTAATGATTTTTATATTAATCCTTTTTTTATAAAAGTTCAGTCTTTAGATAATATTTCAAAAATCATTGAAAACTATGAAAATAATAACTTTGATGAAAATATTTTTAATGGTGAAGAATTAATATTTAATCCTTTATTAATATTAGAACCATTCGAATTAGTTGATCATGATTTAACATCGAAGTTACTTAATGAACTTGAGAGAGAAAATAGAGGACTTAGGATTGATAATTTTGAACAAATGAAGGATATTTTAATAAAGGCAATAAATACTTGGCTTGATGAAAATCTACCTCTTGAAAAATGTGATTTTGAGAGGTTAAATAAAGGGTTAGTTTACTCTTTTGAAAAATTATATAAAGAGCAACAAATATCAAAAGAAAAAGATGATATTGTTGAAAAGAAAATAAAATTGATGTTTAACCCTCATATTATAGTTAAAGTTGAGTCTAATCAAGATGATAAGTCAAATATTAATGGACTTTTAAAAACATATGAATCTTTTGAACAAAATATAAAAGACAATTCTTTTAATGATTCTAATCTTTTATATTATTTCTTATCAGGTTCTGAAGAAAAATATTCACCTGTATCTTTAGATATTAAGGATAGAGATTTAAAAAAAGAACTTCTTTTAGACTATGATAAAATTATTGAATTATCGAGAAGTCATTTAGGCGCATTAACAGAAGAGCATGATTTAACAATATCACAAAAGTATTGTTTAAATGCATGTAAATCACACTTGAATGTTATACCAGTAAATGGTCCTCCCGGTACAGGTAAAACATCATTACTAAGAGCAATTATTGGAGATATTATTGTTAGTAATGCAATAAGAACTTATAGTGATTTTTTGAAAACAGGTGATATAAATTTTTCTACACCAATAATTTCATTCTCAACTAATAATAAAGCCCTTGAGAATATTGCATCTGGTATAAATGAAGTTCTTGAAAAGATAAAGGGAAGAGGTGATATTGATGATACTTCTAAAGTATTATATAAAAGATGGATTAATGCTCCAATAAGTTATTATGAAGATAATAAATTTAAAACAATAACGATAAACGAAGCTAATATTTATTCTCCATTATTTAAGAGCTGGGGAAATGTAAATATTGATAATCCTAAGGAAACAGTAATAAGTTGGGATAACTTATCATCAATTATAGATGCAGTTGCTTCAGATAATATTAATATAATATCTAAATTTTTAGAGAATTTTAACATACTTGATTTAGGTTTTAAAATTCCTAAGGAAAATATTTTAGAATTTAGGAAACAATCTCTTGAGCTTGCTTTAGAGTATTTATTTTTGGAACTAAATACTATTCAATCACAAATAGAGGAAAAAGCCGATAATTTTTTTATAAATAATAATTATAAAATATTTAAAGCACTTTTATCTCAAATTCAACGGTTTCAAAATAGCGAAGATTTCATAATACAAAATAGAATACAGTTTGATAGTTATTGTAATCACTTAAATACTAAAATAAATCTTTTTTTTAAAAAATATAATTCAATTCAGAATAAAATTGATTCTTTGCATGAAGACTCAGAACGTGCGATAAAAAAGATTAAAGAGGATAGTGATAATAGCATTAGTGAAGACTGTAAATATTTAGAAGAACAAATAGACAATTTATCTAATGAATTTACTAAAAAAGTTGGTATTTTTAGTACTTCATTAGAAGAAGGACTAAACAAACTAAAAGAAAAAAGAGATAAGGAAACAGATAAAATCTTAAAGAGATTTGACTCTTTTATACCAAAGATAAAAAATATTTTCACAAAAGAAAAAGATAAACAACTTGAAGATGTTTCACAAAATTATGATAGTCAAGTAAAAAAGATTATGGAAGATATTGAAGTTAAGATTGATAATGAATCAAAAGTTTATAAAGTTAAGTCAAAAAGATTAATGGACGAAAAAAATATTATTACTAATACAATTATTGAACAGTCTGAAAAAAGTTCTGAAACTATAAGAAATGATTTTATAAAAAAGATACAGGATTATGAAAATAAATATGATGAAGCAACAGTTTTATTTCAACTCCATAATCTCAATCATAAAGAGGCATATAAAAAAATTATTGCATTCAAAAAACTAGTAGAAAGTTTTTCAAATATTGATATAGAGTTTTATGATGAATTTTCTCTACGATTAGAAAAAGACTTTGTAGGTAGTGATTTTAATCTAAGAACAAAAGCTATGTTTTATTCATTACATATCTTAGAGGGATTATTACTTTATGATGTAATAAGAGAATTAGAAATTGTAAAAGAGAATAAAGTTAATAGATGTTTTAATCATAAATGTGGGAAAAGAGACCTAAAACGAGCAAATAGAAATGATGATAAAATAGAATATTATTGTTCTAGTTGTGGTTCAACCTTTATAAATAATACTGTTAAAAAAATTGGCAGACCACTAACTCAAAGTGAAGTAGTAACAATTATTACTTTTAAGAATGTAACCATCGATAATACAACATTTATGTTAAGAGTAAATGAGGACAACCCAAAATATTGGAATGTTGCACAAGGAAGCAAGACTATAAGTTCAGATAAGCTTTCTATATTAAAAAGATGTAGTGTATTATTTCCCTTATTAAATACTACATGTCATTCTTTTGGAACAATGTTTGCAATAAATGATGACAATACAGTCCCTGAATCTTTAATAGAACATCTTTTTGTTGATGAAGCGGGGATGATTCTTTCTCCATATATGATTAATTTACTAGCTGGAAAAAAGGTTTTCTTATTTGGAGATGAAAAGCAAATAGAGCCCGTTTATCCATTTTCTGAAAATAAAAGAATATATGACTATTTGATTAATAGATATTTTGATAATAATGAAGATAAACAAAGAGTTTTAGACTATTATGCAATTAATACTTCAAATGCGATGAAAATTGCAAATAAAGCTGTATCCATAAAAAATCCAATGAATAAGATTGATTTAGATGGAGACTTATGGTTATTAGAACACTTTAGATGTAAAGAAAGTATTATCAAGTATTGTAATGAGAACTACTATAATAACTATATGATTCCAAGAATAAAAGATGAAGAAAATCAAATTCATTTAGATTCTATAAATCATGAATTTACAGCAAAAAGAGATGGTAAAAGTAGATATAACAGAGATGAAGCACAACTTATTATTAATGATATTGAAGAAAAGCTAGAAAAAGATATTTGTATTGATACACAGCTAAAAAATATTGGAATTATTACTCCATATAGTAAACAAGAGAATATTTTGTATGATTTATTAAAAAGTAAAGGTTGGAATAATAAGATAACTTTTGGAACTGTACATAAATTTCAAGGATCTGAAAAAGAAACTATTTATTTTTCAACTACAGTTGGTATAAATAATACATCTACTTCTGATACTTATATGATTAATAAGGCACAACCTAATGTTATTAATGTTGCTGTTTCTAGATCTAAGAGCAAACTTATTGTCGTTGGTAATATTAAGAATTTACAATTAGAGAATGGCAGTTTGACAACAAAATTAATAGAGCATATTAATGAATATAAAGAGGAAATTAACTTTAGTTAG
- a CDS encoding AlpA family transcriptional regulator produces the protein MTKFIRIQEVMKKTGIARSTLWLWVNEKKFPQPIKLSPRITVWEEEKIENWMKEKL, from the coding sequence ATGACAAAATTTATAAGAATACAAGAAGTAATGAAAAAAACAGGTATTGCAAGAAGTACTTTATGGCTATGGGTAAATGAGAAAAAATTTCCTCAACCTATAAAATTAAGTCCTAGAATTACAGTATGGGAGGAAGAAAAAATCGAAAATTGGATGAAAGAAAAATTATAA
- a CDS encoding nucleotidyltransferase family protein, translating to MKKEEINKTNILNYLKEHYIEFKNKYDVEQIGLFGSYARNDASKDSDIDIYVKMKPSLFDLIAIKEQIENDLNKKVDIIREHKNIKPLFLEMIKKDIIYV from the coding sequence ATGAAAAAAGAAGAAATAAATAAAACAAACATTTTAAATTATTTGAAAGAACATTATATTGAGTTTAAAAATAAATATGATGTAGAACAAATAGGACTATTTGGAAGCTACGCAAGAAATGATGCGTCAAAAGATAGTGACATTGATATTTATGTAAAAATGAAACCATCGCTATTTGATTTAATTGCAATTAAAGAGCAAATAGAAAATGATTTAAATAAAAAAGTTGATATTATAAGAGAACATAAAAATATAAAACCTCTTTTTTTAGAAATGATTAAAAAAGATATTATATATGTCTAA
- a CDS encoding DUF86 domain-containing protein, translating into MSNQTEMILSTLDDIIYSLKLIQKRSKNINSSDDFIKDEDGIEKLDSISMRLVAIGEGFKNIDKLSNTLLIDYPTIPWKQVKGIRDILSHHYFDLDAEVIFNICKNELNELLDISLQIQKDLRK; encoded by the coding sequence ATGTCTAACCAAACAGAAATGATATTGTCTACTCTTGATGATATTATTTATTCTCTAAAATTAATCCAAAAAAGGTCTAAAAATATAAATTCTAGTGACGACTTTATAAAAGATGAAGATGGTATTGAAAAACTTGATAGTATCTCAATGAGATTAGTAGCTATTGGAGAAGGATTTAAAAATATAGATAAATTATCTAACACTCTACTAATTGATTATCCAACTATTCCATGGAAACAAGTCAAAGGAATAAGAGATATTTTATCTCATCACTATTTTGATTTAGATGCAGAGGTAATTTTTAATATTTGTAAAAATGAATTAAACGAATTATTAGATATAAGTTTGCAGATACAAAAAGACTTAAGAAAATAA
- a CDS encoding GGDEF domain-containing protein yields the protein MKKALFLFIILPILLFADEYKKVTLQLNWLNQFQFAGYYVAKEKGFYKDVGLDVDIKEYTFNTDLVNSIKTKKADFAIGRSSLLIEKAKGEDVVALGAIFQESPLMLLVRKDSHIVSVRDLKDKKIMITPDAAFSASLLAMLSANGLNKNDFTIQRHSFKLDDLISRNTDAMASYLSNEPINLDEKEIKYKIFKPKDYGFDFYSDILFTSNSFIINNPKITKDFYEASIKGWKYAFEHKAETAEIIYKKYNSQNKSYIHLIKEGEILEKLAYANNTDIGDISNKKLQSIFNVFKLFGLVKNDIDIDSFIYDENPHKTMNLEISPAKQKLFFIILFFIIIVFLIVLFILKKNKQLKEQLQTVIDATDDFILYKDNKFRYLGCNKSFEKFVGKKKPEIIGKNDFELFSKEYAKLFRKRDMEAINLNSIQINHECVIYENKKIILQSKVIPFKYKKTKKEGILAICRDITELHEAHEKLKKEAYHDELTNIFNRKAFNERIEEKFDLYYRYKNEFCIAMYDIDDFKYINDTFGHDIGDRVLIDMTKYIKQHIRKTDFIFRVGGEEFVILFPKTLLEEALVVIEKIRVDVSNMNLVENKKVTISIGITQVRENDTPASIYERIDKLMYVSKHEGKNRTSKD from the coding sequence ATGAAAAAGGCACTATTTTTATTTATTATTTTACCAATTTTATTATTTGCTGATGAGTATAAAAAAGTAACTCTTCAGTTAAACTGGTTAAATCAGTTTCAATTTGCAGGTTATTATGTTGCAAAAGAAAAAGGCTTTTATAAAGATGTAGGCCTAGATGTTGATATAAAAGAGTACACTTTTAATACTGATTTAGTAAACTCAATTAAGACCAAAAAAGCTGATTTTGCAATAGGGCGGTCTTCTTTATTAATTGAAAAAGCAAAAGGTGAAGATGTAGTTGCTTTAGGTGCTATATTTCAAGAGTCACCTTTGATGCTTTTGGTAAGAAAAGATTCCCACATAGTTAGTGTTCGTGATTTAAAAGATAAAAAAATCATGATTACACCAGATGCTGCCTTTTCAGCATCTCTTCTTGCAATGCTAAGTGCTAATGGATTAAATAAAAATGATTTTACAATCCAAAGGCATTCCTTCAAATTAGATGATTTAATCTCAAGAAATACAGATGCTATGGCATCATACTTATCAAATGAACCAATCAACTTAGATGAAAAAGAGATTAAATATAAAATTTTTAAACCAAAAGATTATGGATTTGATTTTTATAGTGACATTCTTTTTACTTCTAATTCATTTATAATAAATAATCCGAAAATAACAAAGGATTTTTATGAAGCAAGTATAAAAGGCTGGAAATATGCCTTTGAACACAAAGCAGAAACTGCAGAAATAATATATAAAAAATATAATTCTCAAAATAAATCATATATTCATCTTATAAAAGAAGGTGAGATTTTAGAAAAATTAGCATATGCAAACAATACAGATATAGGTGATATAAGTAATAAAAAATTACAAAGTATTTTTAATGTATTTAAATTATTTGGTTTAGTAAAAAATGATATAGATATTGATTCTTTTATATATGATGAAAATCCACATAAAACAATGAATCTAGAAATCTCTCCTGCAAAACAAAAACTATTTTTTATAATCTTATTTTTTATTATAATAGTATTTCTAATTGTACTTTTTATATTAAAGAAAAATAAACAGTTAAAAGAACAATTGCAAACAGTAATAGATGCTACAGACGATTTTATATTATACAAAGATAATAAGTTTAGATACTTAGGCTGTAACAAAAGCTTTGAAAAGTTTGTTGGCAAAAAGAAACCTGAAATAATAGGGAAAAATGATTTTGAACTTTTTTCTAAAGAATATGCCAAATTATTTAGAAAAAGGGACATGGAAGCTATTAATTTAAATTCAATACAGATAAATCATGAGTGTGTAATATATGAAAATAAAAAAATAATTCTTCAATCAAAAGTAATACCTTTTAAATATAAGAAAACAAAAAAAGAGGGGATATTAGCAATATGTAGAGATATAACAGAACTCCATGAAGCACATGAAAAGTTAAAAAAAGAAGCTTATCATGATGAACTTACAAATATTTTTAACAGAAAAGCATTTAATGAAAGAATAGAAGAGAAGTTTGATTTATACTATAGATATAAAAATGAATTTTGTATTGCTATGTATGATATAGATGATTTTAAATATATAAATGATACATTTGGACATGATATTGGTGATAGAGTACTAATTGATATGACAAAATATATAAAACAGCATATAAGAAAAACAGATTTTATTTTTAGAGTAGGAGGAGAAGAATTTGTAATACTTTTCCCTAAAACATTACTTGAAGAAGCTCTTGTTGTTATTGAAAAAATTAGAGTCGATGTATCTAATATGAATTTAGTTGAAAATAAAAAAGTTACTATAAGTATAGGAATTACACAAGTAAGAGAAAATGATACCCCAGCTTCTATATATGAAAGAATAGATAAGTTAATGTATGTGTCAAAACACGAAGGTAAAAATAGAACTTCAAAGGACTGA
- a CDS encoding DEAD/DEAH box helicase, with amino-acid sequence MTFKELGLIEPLLKAIQDKGYTKPSPIQEQAIPIILEKHDVLAGAQTGTGKTAGFTLPLLQILSSKESKSTKPEIRALILIPTRELAAQVAQSVDDYGKYLPLKTAVIFGGVGINPQKALIRKGVDIVIATPGRLLDHIEQKTIDISHVEHFILDEADRMLDMGFIRDIRKVLALLPEHRQNLLFSATFSDEIKKLSDGILNKPKLIEVARRNTSSEMVSQVIHLVDKEKKKILLSKLIKEGDWRQVLVFTRTKHGANKLSQHLESDGISATAIHGNKSQGARTKALADFKAGAVRVLVATDIAARGIDIDQLPHVVNFELPNVAEDYVHRIGRTGRAGNEGQAVSLVCIDEHDYLRGIEKLIKTSIKKVLIEGFEVDPSIKAEPINNGRNKGRNNSNSRSTPKKEFSSENNRRRDKKPFRNSDEPKRSEKSSSPKGKLSNEGKKFKESSSNSKFASSKPSQSRTDSRSNRQRRPRVQKD; translated from the coding sequence ATGACATTTAAAGAACTTGGTTTAATTGAACCATTATTAAAAGCAATTCAGGATAAAGGTTATACAAAACCAAGTCCTATTCAAGAACAGGCTATTCCTATTATTTTAGAAAAACACGATGTTTTAGCAGGTGCTCAAACGGGTACTGGTAAAACTGCTGGATTTACACTTCCACTATTACAAATATTAAGCAGTAAAGAATCAAAAAGTACTAAGCCAGAAATTAGAGCTTTAATTTTAATACCAACACGAGAATTAGCAGCTCAAGTTGCTCAAAGTGTTGATGATTATGGGAAATATCTTCCATTAAAAACTGCAGTTATTTTTGGTGGAGTTGGAATAAATCCACAAAAAGCACTTATTAGAAAAGGAGTTGATATAGTTATTGCAACGCCTGGAAGACTGTTAGACCATATTGAACAAAAAACAATAGATATCTCACATGTTGAACATTTTATCCTTGATGAAGCAGATAGAATGTTAGATATGGGATTTATAAGAGATATAAGAAAAGTACTTGCACTTTTACCAGAACATAGACAAAATCTTTTATTCTCTGCAACATTTTCTGATGAGATTAAAAAATTATCTGATGGAATATTAAATAAACCAAAATTAATCGAAGTAGCTAGAAGAAATACTTCATCTGAAATGGTATCTCAAGTAATACATTTAGTAGATAAAGAGAAAAAGAAAATACTTTTATCTAAACTTATAAAAGAGGGTGATTGGAGACAAGTACTTGTCTTTACTAGAACAAAACATGGTGCAAACAAACTTAGCCAACATTTAGAAAGTGATGGAATAAGTGCAACTGCAATTCATGGGAATAAATCTCAAGGTGCTAGAACAAAAGCTTTGGCTGACTTTAAAGCAGGAGCTGTAAGAGTACTTGTGGCAACTGATATTGCAGCAAGGGGAATAGATATTGACCAACTTCCACATGTGGTTAATTTCGAATTACCAAATGTTGCTGAAGATTATGTTCATAGAATCGGAAGAACAGGAAGAGCTGGAAATGAAGGTCAAGCTGTATCTTTAGTATGTATTGATGAACATGATTATTTAAGAGGAATCGAAAAACTTATCAAAACTTCTATAAAAAAAGTTTTAATAGAAGGTTTTGAAGTAGATCCTAGTATAAAAGCAGAACCAATTAATAATGGTAGAAATAAGGGCAGAAATAACTCAAATTCACGAAGTACACCTAAAAAAGAGTTTTCAAGTGAAAATAATAGAAGAAGAGATAAAAAACCTTTCAGAAATAGTGATGAGCCAAAAAGAAGTGAAAAATCATCTTCTCCAAAAGGAAAGCTAAGTAACGAAGGTAAAAAATTTAAAGAGTCTTCTAGTAACTCAAAATTTGCTTCTTCAAAACCTAGTCAATCAAGAACTGATAGCAGATCAAATAGACAAAGAAGACCAAGAGTTCAAAAAGATTAA
- a CDS encoding DUF2325 domain-containing protein, whose product MSVLVIGGDKISTIISTLEDLGASSIRHWDARKKSSAPKKKIPQDTDCIIMLTSFLNHNVMHKYKNIAKKQNIPYICTKHSSNCVYDEYKKMIDSNNCGDCDLNCNKRKNENY is encoded by the coding sequence ATGAGTGTTTTAGTTATTGGCGGGGATAAAATATCTACTATAATATCTACGTTAGAAGATTTAGGAGCAAGTTCTATTAGGCATTGGGATGCAAGAAAAAAATCATCTGCACCAAAGAAAAAAATTCCACAAGATACTGATTGTATTATCATGCTTACATCATTTTTAAATCATAATGTTATGCACAAATATAAAAATATTGCAAAAAAACAAAATATACCATATATTTGTACAAAGCACTCTTCTAATTGTGTTTATGATGAATATAAAAAAATGATTGATTCAAATAATTGTGGAGATTGCGATTTAAATTGCAATAAAAGAAAAAATGAAAATTATTAA
- a CDS encoding Fur family transcriptional regulator produces the protein MNNNNNEEFEDIKEELKKIVKQKGLKYTEQREIVLEVLLNAKGHLTAEEIYNEVKNANPDSNIGIATVYRSLSFLEEVHLITSITFGTDGKKYESNTKNHHDHLICVSCGKIVEFMDEEIEKRQTKIAKEKGFVITNHVMQLLGKCSDCQ, from the coding sequence ATGAATAATAATAATAATGAAGAGTTTGAAGATATAAAAGAAGAACTTAAAAAAATTGTAAAGCAAAAAGGCCTTAAATACACTGAACAAAGAGAAATCGTTCTTGAAGTACTTTTAAATGCAAAAGGCCATTTGACTGCTGAAGAAATTTACAATGAAGTTAAAAATGCTAATCCTGATTCAAATATTGGAATAGCAACTGTATATAGATCTTTATCATTTTTAGAAGAAGTTCATTTAATAACATCAATCACATTTGGAACAGATGGTAAAAAATACGAATCAAATACTAAAAATCATCATGACCATTTAATATGTGTTTCTTGTGGAAAAATAGTTGAGTTTATGGATGAAGAGATAGAAAAAAGACAGACTAAAATAGCAAAAGAAAAGGGTTTTGTAATTACAAACCATGTTATGCAACTTTTAGGTAAATGCAGTGATTGTCAATAA
- a CDS encoding FeoA family protein, with protein MNLSELKKGECGEIIKVSANQILKSRLNSFGITKGAKIYVIEQTMSKNTIEIRLNNTKIALRTNEAKTIEIERRICEI; from the coding sequence ATGAATTTAAGTGAATTAAAAAAAGGTGAATGTGGAGAAATAATAAAAGTATCTGCAAATCAAATATTAAAATCTAGGTTAAACTCTTTTGGAATAACAAAAGGTGCAAAAATATATGTTATTGAGCAAACAATGTCAAAAAATACGATTGAAATCAGACTTAATAATACAAAAATTGCATTAAGAACAAACGAAGCAAAAACTATCGAAATAGAGAGAAGAATATGCGAAATATAA